The following coding sequences are from one Salvia hispanica cultivar TCC Black 2014 chromosome 3, UniMelb_Shisp_WGS_1.0, whole genome shotgun sequence window:
- the LOC125213722 gene encoding nudix hydrolase 23, chloroplastic-like isoform X2: MLKTVQILGSSSSSSACFSRLKKPYSNFKLISRNPILAKSPKSHFGAFRFREARFFRAFQMSHAPDGGPSPPSTSTALHSAGFTRKINFCQLCGGPTKHEVPDGEEKTRAICTRCGKIAYENPKMVVGCLIEHENKILLCKRNIQPSHGLWTLPAGYMEIGESASEGAIRETWEEANAQVEILSPFVQLDIPLIGQTYVIFLAKLKRPHFAPGPESSECKLFALEDIPFDSLAFSSMLVTLNLYKEDKKSGRAKFHYGIINKRPGTSPSEIHEYTLDSHMRC, from the exons ATGCTCAAAACTGTACAAATTCTTggttcttcatcttcttcatccgCCTGTTTTTCCAGATTAAAGAAACCTTATTCGAATTTCAAGTTAATTTCAAGAAACCCCATTTTAGCCAAATCCCCCAAATCACATTTTGGCGCTTTTCGATTTCGAGAAGCTCGCTTTTTCCGAGCCTTTCAAATGTCGCACGCTCCAGATGGTGGGCCATCGCCCCCTTCAACGTCTACCGCACTTCACTCAGCT GGGTTTACGAGGAAGATCAATTTCTGTCAATTGTGCGGTGGCCCAACCAAACATGAGGTGCCTGATGGGGAGGAAAAGACGAGAGCTATCTGCACGCGGTGTGGGAAAATTGCGTATGAGAATCCCAAAATG GTTGTGGGTTGCCTCATTGAGCATGAGAACAAGATACTGCTATGTAAACGGAATATCCAACCTTCTCATGGCCTCTG GACGCTTCCTGCTGGTTACATGGAGATTGGGGAGTCAGCCTCTGAAGGGGCAATTAGGGAAACGTGGGAGGAAGCAAATGCACAAGTCGAGATCCTGTCACCATTCGTTCAGCTGGACATCCCCCTTATTGGCCAA ACTTATGTAATATTCCTGGCGAAGTTGAAGAGACCTCACTTTGCACCGGGTCCAGAGTCATCGGAATGCAAGCTTTTCGCGCTTGAGGATATTCCATTCGATTCTCTGGCATTTTCCTCCATGCTGGTCACCTTAAACTTG TATAAGGAAGATAAGAAATCGGGCAGAGCCAAGTTTCACTACGGCATCATAAACAAACG GCCCGGAACGAGCCCGTCTGAGATCCATGAGTACACTCTGGATAGCCATATGAGATGTTGA
- the LOC125213722 gene encoding nudix hydrolase 23, chloroplastic-like isoform X1: MLKTVQILGSSSSSSACFSRLKKPYSNFKLISRNPILAKSPKSHFGAFRFREARFFRAFQMSHAPDGGPSPPSTSTALHSAQGFTRKINFCQLCGGPTKHEVPDGEEKTRAICTRCGKIAYENPKMVVGCLIEHENKILLCKRNIQPSHGLWTLPAGYMEIGESASEGAIRETWEEANAQVEILSPFVQLDIPLIGQTYVIFLAKLKRPHFAPGPESSECKLFALEDIPFDSLAFSSMLVTLNLYKEDKKSGRAKFHYGIINKRPGTSPSEIHEYTLDSHMRC; the protein is encoded by the exons ATGCTCAAAACTGTACAAATTCTTggttcttcatcttcttcatccgCCTGTTTTTCCAGATTAAAGAAACCTTATTCGAATTTCAAGTTAATTTCAAGAAACCCCATTTTAGCCAAATCCCCCAAATCACATTTTGGCGCTTTTCGATTTCGAGAAGCTCGCTTTTTCCGAGCCTTTCAAATGTCGCACGCTCCAGATGGTGGGCCATCGCCCCCTTCAACGTCTACCGCACTTCACTCAGCT CAGGGGTTTACGAGGAAGATCAATTTCTGTCAATTGTGCGGTGGCCCAACCAAACATGAGGTGCCTGATGGGGAGGAAAAGACGAGAGCTATCTGCACGCGGTGTGGGAAAATTGCGTATGAGAATCCCAAAATG GTTGTGGGTTGCCTCATTGAGCATGAGAACAAGATACTGCTATGTAAACGGAATATCCAACCTTCTCATGGCCTCTG GACGCTTCCTGCTGGTTACATGGAGATTGGGGAGTCAGCCTCTGAAGGGGCAATTAGGGAAACGTGGGAGGAAGCAAATGCACAAGTCGAGATCCTGTCACCATTCGTTCAGCTGGACATCCCCCTTATTGGCCAA ACTTATGTAATATTCCTGGCGAAGTTGAAGAGACCTCACTTTGCACCGGGTCCAGAGTCATCGGAATGCAAGCTTTTCGCGCTTGAGGATATTCCATTCGATTCTCTGGCATTTTCCTCCATGCTGGTCACCTTAAACTTG TATAAGGAAGATAAGAAATCGGGCAGAGCCAAGTTTCACTACGGCATCATAAACAAACG GCCCGGAACGAGCCCGTCTGAGATCCATGAGTACACTCTGGATAGCCATATGAGATGTTGA
- the LOC125213721 gene encoding zinc finger CCCH domain-containing protein 36-like — MDTRKRGRPEFSNGGGFKKSKPEMDSLSSGIGSKSKPCTKFFSVSGCPFGENCHFLHYVPGGYNAVAQMMNLAPAPTPRTAGGPMHGQHGQNGAAPGAVKTKVCNKFKTEGGCKFGDKCHFAHGEWELGKPIAPSHEDHRGGGGGGGGPMPGRFGGGRMEPPPPASFGASATAKISVDASLAGAVIGKGGVNSKQICRQTGAKLSIRDHETDPNLRNIELEGTFEQIQQASAMVRELIVSIGPGSGPGKGFGGGGGPASTGSNFKTKLCENFTKGSCTFGERCHFAHGEAELRKTG, encoded by the exons ATGGATACTCGCAAACGAGGCAGACCTGAATTTTCTAATGGAGGCGGTTTCAAGAAATCTAAGCCAG AAATGGACTCCTTATCAAGTGGTATAGGAAGCAAATCGAAGCCATGCACGAAGTTTTTCAG CGTTTCTGGTTGTCCCTTTGGTGAGAATTGCCACTTCCTCCACTATGTTCCTGGTGGCTATAATGCTGTTGCTCAGATGATGAACTTGGCCCCCGCTCCAACCCCCAGAACGGCAGGAGGTCCCATGCATGGCCAGCATGGCCAGAATGGTGCTGCTCCAGGTGCCGTCAAAACCAAAGTAtgcaacaaattcaaaactgaAGGAGGCTGCAAATTTGGAGACAAATGCCACTTCGCACATGGGGAATGGGAGCTCGGTAAACCCATTGCACCATCTCATGAGGATCAtcgtggtggtggtggtggtggtggtggaccCATGCCCGGTAGGTTTGGTGGCGGCCGAATGGAACCACCACCTCCAGCCAGCTTCGGCGCATCAGCCACTGCCAAGATCAGTGTGGATGCTTCCCTTGCTGGCGCTGTCATCGGGAAAGGAGGAGTGAACTCTAAGCAGATATGCCGGCAAACGGGGGCCAAGCTATCAATCAGAGACCATGAGACTGATCCAAATCTCAGAAACATCGAGCTCGAAGGCACATTCGAACAAATCCAACAAGCTAGTGCGATGGTGAGGGAGCTGATCGTCAGCATTGGGCCAGGGAGTGGGCCTGGTAAGGGCTTTGGAGGAGGTGGGGGACCGGCTTCCACTGGTAGCAACTTCAAGACGAAGCTCTGTGAGAACTTCACAAAAGGGTCGTGCACGTTTGGGGAGAGGTGCCATTTCGCACACGGTGAGGCCGAGCTGCGAAAAACAGGGTGA